The Periophthalmus magnuspinnatus isolate fPerMag1 chromosome 15, fPerMag1.2.pri, whole genome shotgun sequence genomic sequence GTGGTGTGACTGTTGGTTGTGCTCCTTCAGGCGGCGGAGGAGTGGAAGTTCGTGGCCATGGTTCTGGACCACatcctcctgtgtgtgttcatggCCGTGTGCATCATCGGGACCATAGCTGTGTTTGCTGGGAGACTGATCGAGCTCCACATGCAgagtgacccctgaccctcgtgacccctgaccctccaGACCCCTGACCACCGACGCCAAATGCATCGAGCCCAAGGACCCGCCCCAAACACGCCAAAGACACTTCAgcttcatgtttttattattttatttttgatgttaTTTTGATGTAAAACTTGGTGCAGATGTAGAATAAACATTTACTTTAGACAAACACGAGAATCTtcacttaaaaaacataaaacgtttttttattaaacagcaAAGACCTGGATAAAGAGCGAGTCACTGCACAAACGTCTGGAATTATTAACACTGTTATGATTCTACAGAGAAAGACGCTTAAACAGctcaataaacaaataaatcattcaaataaataaacagaaaaagtgcaaaaaacatCCATCTGTAAAACATGAGTcaaactgtgtctgtgtctctgtgtctgtgtctctgattCTGTGTCTCTGCGTCTGTCTCTGCGTCTGTGTCTCTGAGTCTCTGTCTCTGAATCTCTGTCTCTGAGTCTGTGTCTCtgagtctgtgtctctgtctctgagtCTCTGTCTCTGAGTCTGTGTCTCTACGTCTGTGTCTCTGCGTCTGTGTCTCTGCGTCTGTGTCTCTGAGTCTGTGTCTCTGAGTCTCTGTCTCTGAGTCTCTGTCTCTGAGTCTCTGTCTCTGAGTCTGTGTCTCtgagtctgtgtctctgtctgtgtctctgtctctgtgtctctgagtctgtgtctctgagtctctgtctctgagtctgtgtctctgtctgtgtctgtgtctctgagtctgtgtctctgtgtctctgagtctgtgtctctgtgtctgtgtctctgcgtctgtgtctctgagtctgtgtctctgagtctgtgtctctgagtctctgtctctgagtctgtgtctctgtctgtgtctctgtctctgtgtctctgtctctgagtctctgtctctgtgtctctgtgtctctgtgtcctgtcaTGTCAGGGGTCAGACTTTTCTTTTGACTCGTCTCCTGCTGTGACCCTCATTAAACTCGGACTGTTCATTTTCAGCTTTAACGAGGCTTAAAGTCTCAGCTCTGTCTTTGTGGTTCTGAGAGTTTTCAAGTTTCACTGATAAAACTTATAGATtatagaaaagaaaacaaatgaatgagttTGTTCTTGTGAGAAGTGCAGAGGCCGAGGTCGAAACCAAATTAATACTGTCTCTGAAGGAAGAACAACAACTGAAATGGACCGACCCTGGTCCAGGCTCCGGTCGACTGTGGCTCCAGTCTACTCTGGTTCTGACTGTGGCTCTGGTTCTGACTGTGGCTCTGGTTCTGACTGTGGCTCTGGTCCAGTCAGACTCTGGTTCTGTCCCGTCTCCTGATGCGTCTCAGTGGGGGCGGAGCTGCTGGGACGAGGCTCTTCTGTCTGACCCTCTGACTCAGGCTCCTCCCTGTCACTCACTTCTGTCTCACTGGTCGTGTCTCTGATTTCATCTTCAtctgtaaaaagacaaaatgtggaaatgtggCTTCACAttcttaaaaacacaactccaggtacaacACGACACGTCTAACACACACGACACGTCTAACACACACGACACGTCTAACACACACGACACGTCCAACACACACGACACGTCTAACACACACGACACGTCTAACACACGACACGTCTAACACACGCGACACGTCTAACACACACGACACGTCCAACACACACGACACGTCTAACACACACGACACGTCTAACACACACGACACGTCTAACACACACGACACGTCCAACACACACGACACGTCTAACACACGACACGTCTAACACACGACACGTCTAACACACACGACACGTCTAACACACACGACACGTCTAACACACACGACACGTCTAACACACACGACACGTCTAACACACACGACACGTCTAACACACGACACGTCTAACACACACGACACGTCTAACACACACGACACGTCTAACACACACGACACGTCTAACACACACGACACGTCCAACACACACGACACGTCTAACACACACGACACGTCTAACACACACGACACGTCTAACACACACGACACGTCCAACACACACGACACGTCTAACACACACGACACGTCTAACACACACGACACGTCTAACACACGACACGTCTAACACACGACACGTCTAACACACACGACACGTCTAACACACGACACGTCCAACACACGACACGTCTAACACACGACACGTCTAACACACGACACGTCTAACACACACGACACGTCTAACACACGACACGTCTAACACACGACACGTCTAACACGACACGTCTAACACACGACACGTCTAACACACACGACACGTCTAACACACACGACACGTCCAACGCactaaacacatctccaggcCTCTGTAGTTGTGCTTGTGTTTCCTGTTGAATCCTTCACTCGTACAAACAGGTGAGTCCTGACCTGTGCTGGGGGGAGCGTCACTAGGGGGCGCTGCACTTCCTTCTGCTCGGAGCCGTCGCTCGTAGCTGAACTCTGGGAGTCTCGGAGCCTGAGGGCGGGTCTTCCTCGCAGGATTCATGAAGTAACAGTACGCACATCGGTACGCTGCAAAACACCAgcacagactgaccacagactgaCCACGGACTGACCTCAGACTGACCACAAACTGACCACACACAAACTGACCACAAACTGACCACAGACTGACCACatccctctgacccctctgacccctctgacccccCTGACCCCCCTGACCCCTCACAGTTTCATGTTTCTTACCCAGATATTCAAACTCTTCTTTCAGGGCCATTCCATTATGAGAAAAACACTGTTTACAAATCAGAgcaaatctgaaaaacacaaacatgtaacattCTCCAgaaaaattattaataaataaatagaaataaatgtatttcagGCAGGTACCGATTCTGTGGTCCGTCTCCCACCAGGTACTCCACCACTCTGTCCAGGGGCCCGCGCTCCTGGGGCAGAATGGGACGGGCCAGAGGGGGCCCCGGAGGGTGGGGCCCCGGAGGGTGGGGCCCCGGAGGGTGGGGCCCTGaagcacaaaaacaaactttacacGTGAAAGATGTAAATATGAAAGACACGCCCTCCAGGTTTTAAACGTACCTCCAGGACGAGGCCCAGACAGAGGCCCAGACAGAGGCCCAGACAGAGGCCCAGACAGGGGCCCAGACAGGGGCCCATAGACGACAGGCGACGACAGAGCAGACCTCTCTGGGGGCCCTCCTGGAGCTTACACAAAGACACAATCAGTGAGACAATAAGGGTTAAAGAGGAGG encodes the following:
- the LOC117382270 gene encoding endoplasmic reticulum junction formation protein lunapark-B-like isoform X1, translated to MGALISKSKTHLSRTEQLENTEKEIKELMDFQAKNQRLQRLWVGRLLVYSSIFYLVTSLLVYCVFLPERWLQRCTLALPFFTFPVVVWFIRKLLIFLFSKRTESNNNRLEELKLFKKKLLEEVMENETYKKAKQILEQFDPDAVQKQTESSPRPSPGTGLRHRAGPLTPGPLMAVGAAVPGAPGGPPERSALSSPVVYGPLSGPLSGPLSGPLSGPLSGPRPGGPHPPGPHPPGPHPPGPPLARPILPQERGPLDRVVEYLVGDGPQNRFALICKQCFSHNGMALKEEFEYLAYRCAYCYFMNPARKTRPQAPRLPEFSYERRLRAEGSAAPPSDAPPSTDEDEIRDTTSETEVSDREEPESEGQTEEPRPSSSAPTETHQETGQNQSLTGPEPQSEPEPQSEPEPQSEPE
- the LOC117382270 gene encoding endoplasmic reticulum junction formation protein lunapark-B-like isoform X2, producing the protein MGALISKSKTHLSRTEQLENTEKEIKELMDFQAKNQRLQRLWVGRLLVYSSIFYLVTSLLVYCVFLPERWLQRCTLALPFFTFPVVVWFIRKLLIFLFSKRTESNNNRLEELKLFKKKLLEEVMENETYKKAKQILEQFDPDAVQKQTESSPRPSPGTGLRHRAGPLTPGPLMAVGAAVPGGGPPERSALSSPVVYGPLSGPLSGPLSGPLSGPLSGPRPGGPHPPGPHPPGPHPPGPPLARPILPQERGPLDRVVEYLVGDGPQNRFALICKQCFSHNGMALKEEFEYLAYRCAYCYFMNPARKTRPQAPRLPEFSYERRLRAEGSAAPPSDAPPSTDEDEIRDTTSETEVSDREEPESEGQTEEPRPSSSAPTETHQETGQNQSLTGPEPQSEPEPQSEPEPQSEPE